From a single Cyclobacterium marinum DSM 745 genomic region:
- the lipA gene encoding lipoyl synthase, with product MIELPVISEEQTKRKKPNWLRVKLPVGKEYAHVRKLVDEHKLHTICESGNCPNMGECWGAGTATFMILGNVCTRSCSFCAVATGRPPEYDEDEPRRVAEAITLMQVKHAVITSVNRDELKDKGADIWYRTVAETKKRSPETTIETLIPDVKSNWDALYRMISAGQEVVSHNVETVERLYRRVRPQAKYHRSLEQIKLTKEFGKRTKTGIMLGLGEKQDEVHKAMDDLAENGCDILTLGQYLQPTKMHIEVAEFIHPDQFDAYREEGLKRGLKYVESGPLVRSSYHAERHVNV from the coding sequence ATGATAGAATTACCTGTAATTTCTGAAGAACAAACCAAAAGAAAAAAGCCCAATTGGTTAAGGGTTAAATTACCTGTGGGTAAAGAATATGCTCATGTTCGCAAATTAGTGGATGAACATAAGCTGCACACTATTTGTGAAAGTGGAAATTGTCCAAATATGGGCGAATGCTGGGGTGCCGGAACTGCAACCTTTATGATTCTAGGCAATGTTTGCACCAGGTCATGCTCTTTTTGTGCAGTTGCCACCGGTAGACCCCCGGAATATGATGAAGATGAACCGAGGAGAGTTGCTGAAGCGATTACATTGATGCAAGTAAAACATGCTGTAATCACTTCAGTAAATAGGGATGAACTTAAGGACAAAGGGGCGGATATTTGGTACCGAACAGTAGCCGAAACAAAAAAACGCTCACCTGAAACCACCATAGAAACCCTAATTCCTGATGTAAAGAGCAATTGGGATGCATTATACCGGATGATAAGTGCCGGTCAAGAAGTGGTCTCACACAACGTAGAGACCGTGGAAAGACTCTATAGAAGGGTAAGGCCTCAGGCCAAATATCACCGATCACTTGAGCAAATCAAACTTACCAAGGAGTTTGGCAAAAGGACAAAAACAGGTATAATGTTAGGCTTAGGTGAAAAGCAAGACGAGGTGCATAAGGCCATGGACGATTTAGCTGAAAATGGTTGCGACATCCTAACTCTAGGCCAATATTTACAGCCTACCAAAATGCATATAGAGGTAGCAGAGTTTATTCATCCGGACCAATTTGATGCTTATCGGGAAGAAGGCCTAAAAAGAGGTTTGAAATATGTAGAATCAGGCCCCTTGGTAAGGTCCTCATACCATGCAGAGCGCCATGTGAACGTTTAA
- a CDS encoding SPOR domain-containing protein produces the protein MTFTKTLLIVITATVFFNCSSKTVGGLTKEEHKSWEQQKKEMSPEAFKALVEEKNKLSQENFNLLEKISYIEQQINIKENEIDRLARQVISLSTEQNQESSENINTLNDEWNKGLVFKVQLAAFDELDLRDLTENGSDMKIIDEDGYIKYILGQFRDYDMADLFKKKLRKIGVKEAWIVPYKDGKRVALKEVLSEVIE, from the coding sequence ATGACTTTTACCAAAACATTACTAATAGTAATTACCGCTACAGTTTTTTTCAACTGTTCTTCTAAGACAGTAGGTGGGCTAACAAAAGAAGAGCACAAATCTTGGGAACAACAAAAGAAAGAGATGAGCCCTGAGGCATTTAAAGCTTTGGTTGAGGAAAAAAATAAACTATCCCAAGAGAATTTCAACCTTTTGGAAAAAATATCCTATATCGAGCAACAAATCAACATAAAAGAAAATGAAATCGACAGGCTCGCCCGCCAAGTTATCAGCTTAAGTACTGAACAAAACCAAGAGTCTAGCGAAAATATAAATACGCTCAACGATGAGTGGAATAAAGGACTTGTTTTTAAAGTTCAACTGGCTGCATTTGATGAGCTTGATTTAAGGGACCTTACTGAGAATGGCAGCGACATGAAAATAATCGATGAGGACGGCTATATTAAATATATATTGGGCCAATTTAGAGATTACGACATGGCGGATCTTTTCAAAAAGAAACTCCGGAAAATCGGGGTAAAGGAGGCTTGGATTGTACCCTACAAAGACGGAAAGAGAGTCGCTCTTAAGGAAGTACTTTCAGAAGTCATTGAATAA
- the recJ gene encoding single-stranded-DNA-specific exonuclease RecJ, with protein sequence MDYRWKHKDKANSELVEHLSNEINVNPTLANVLVNRGIADFQQAKDFFRPDLDKLHDPYLMKDMNVAVQRLHQAIEKNEKILVYGDYDVDGTTSVALFYGFIQSFYSNVAFYIPDRYKEGYGISEKGVRFAAENNFSLVVSLDCGIKALDKIDLANELGVDFIICDHHTPGETLPRAIAVLDPKRKDCSYPFKELSGCGVGFKLIQAFSQFTGRNQNNLYAFLDLLVISIASDIVPISGENRILAYFGLERLNNNPRPGIKALILKGKLEKDINITDIVFKIGPRINASGRLEHAKASVELLISKDLDEAVRRAELVEDVNAARKNFDENITREALEMIETRELEGEFKSTVLFKEDWHKGVIGIVASRCIEKYYRPTIILTESNNKATGSARSVYDFNIYEAIEECSDLLEQFGGHKYAAGLTLSVANVPAFQAKFESVVSNRVSEIHMKPILEIDDELILDQINYRFYNILKQMTPFGPGNPEPVFCANQVFAENVRVLKDKHLRFDIIQDGQSTKPVCIGFGFADYFDLLNSKMRFNIAFEIRENTFRNTSSLQLYVKDIKFD encoded by the coding sequence ATGGACTATAGATGGAAACATAAAGACAAGGCAAATTCCGAATTAGTAGAACACCTAAGCAATGAAATAAATGTAAACCCAACACTTGCCAATGTGCTGGTAAACCGTGGCATTGCTGATTTTCAACAAGCCAAGGATTTTTTCAGACCTGACTTAGATAAATTACATGACCCCTACCTCATGAAAGACATGAATGTGGCCGTTCAAAGGTTACATCAAGCAATTGAGAAAAATGAAAAAATACTGGTTTATGGGGATTACGATGTAGATGGAACCACTTCTGTGGCTCTTTTTTATGGATTTATTCAATCGTTTTATTCTAATGTAGCTTTTTATATTCCGGACAGATACAAGGAGGGTTATGGTATTTCTGAAAAAGGAGTTCGCTTTGCTGCCGAAAATAATTTCAGCTTGGTGGTCTCGCTTGACTGTGGGATCAAAGCTTTAGATAAAATTGATTTGGCCAATGAACTGGGTGTGGATTTCATTATTTGTGATCACCACACTCCCGGAGAAACCCTCCCACGAGCTATTGCTGTTTTAGACCCTAAAAGAAAAGACTGCTCCTATCCTTTTAAAGAATTAAGTGGCTGCGGAGTTGGCTTTAAACTCATTCAAGCCTTCTCTCAATTTACAGGAAGAAATCAAAATAACCTTTACGCTTTCCTAGACTTGCTGGTTATCAGTATTGCTTCTGATATTGTTCCCATTTCCGGAGAAAACAGAATCCTGGCTTACTTTGGGCTTGAAAGATTAAACAATAACCCCAGACCGGGAATAAAAGCGCTTATTTTAAAAGGAAAATTAGAAAAAGACATAAACATTACAGACATTGTTTTTAAAATTGGCCCAAGGATCAATGCCTCAGGAAGGCTGGAACATGCCAAAGCATCAGTAGAACTCCTCATTTCTAAAGATCTCGACGAGGCTGTTCGACGGGCAGAACTTGTTGAAGACGTTAATGCCGCACGAAAAAATTTTGATGAGAATATCACTCGTGAGGCATTAGAAATGATTGAAACAAGGGAGTTGGAAGGAGAATTTAAAAGTACAGTTTTATTTAAAGAAGACTGGCACAAAGGAGTAATCGGCATAGTAGCTTCACGCTGTATTGAAAAATACTATCGCCCAACCATCATTCTTACTGAATCCAACAATAAGGCAACAGGCAGTGCTCGATCTGTATATGATTTTAATATTTACGAAGCCATAGAAGAGTGTAGTGACTTGTTGGAACAATTTGGAGGGCATAAATATGCTGCCGGTCTCACTTTATCTGTTGCAAATGTCCCTGCATTTCAAGCGAAATTTGAATCGGTGGTAAGCAATAGGGTATCTGAAATCCATATGAAACCGATTTTGGAGATAGATGATGAATTAATTTTAGATCAAATCAACTATAGGTTTTATAATATCCTCAAACAAATGACTCCCTTTGGACCGGGGAATCCGGAACCCGTTTTTTGTGCCAATCAGGTCTTTGCTGAAAATGTACGTGTGCTTAAGGACAAACATTTACGTTTTGACATTATTCAAGATGGACAGAGCACTAAACCTGTTTGCATCGGATTTGGCTTTGCCGATTATTTCGACTTATTAAATAGCAAAATGCGATTCAATATAGCGTTTGAAATACGAGAAAACACATTTAGAAATACCAGTAGTTTGCAACTTTACGTTAAGGATATCAAATTTGATTAA
- the lptB gene encoding LPS export ABC transporter ATP-binding protein, with the protein MILKAEHLVKIYKKKKVVNDISVEVGQGEIVGLLGPNGAGKTTSFYMIVGLVQPNGGTVYLDNQDITPLPMYKRAKLGIGYLAQEASVFRKLTVEENIMAVLEMSNIPKKAQKEKVEELLEEFSLTHVRKNLGMVLSGGERRRTEIARALSVDPKFVLLDEPFAGVDPIAVEEIQSIVAKLKNKNIGILITDHNVNETLSITDRAYLMFEGKLLKAGTAEELAADEQVRKVYLGKNFELKRKI; encoded by the coding sequence ATGATATTAAAGGCAGAGCACCTTGTTAAGATCTACAAGAAAAAGAAGGTAGTTAACGACATTTCCGTAGAAGTAGGGCAAGGAGAAATAGTGGGACTCTTAGGCCCCAATGGAGCAGGGAAAACCACCTCATTTTATATGATAGTGGGATTGGTACAACCCAATGGGGGAACAGTTTATCTGGACAACCAAGACATTACCCCCTTGCCCATGTACAAAAGAGCCAAACTAGGTATAGGATACCTTGCCCAGGAGGCCTCTGTTTTCAGGAAACTTACAGTAGAGGAAAACATCATGGCTGTTTTGGAAATGAGTAATATTCCTAAAAAAGCTCAAAAGGAAAAGGTTGAAGAGCTATTGGAAGAGTTTAGCCTAACCCATGTAAGAAAGAATTTGGGCATGGTGCTTTCCGGAGGTGAAAGAAGACGTACAGAAATTGCCAGAGCACTTTCTGTAGACCCTAAGTTTGTATTGCTCGATGAGCCATTTGCCGGCGTGGATCCAATTGCTGTTGAAGAAATCCAAAGCATTGTTGCCAAATTAAAAAACAAGAACATTGGCATCCTCATTACTGACCATAATGTGAATGAAACCTTATCCATTACAGACCGTGCTTACTTAATGTTTGAAGGGAAACTTCTGAAAGCGGGGACCGCTGAAGAATTAGCAGCCGATGAGCAAGTTAGGAAAGTTTATCTGGGAAAAAATTTCGAGCTGAAAAGAAAAATATAA
- a CDS encoding GH3 auxin-responsive promoter family protein, whose translation MELINTFMTWILKNRIGQIEKFKNNPLETQREILFKLIHTAKHTEFGKKYNFGKISAYEDYNAWVPVHDYEAIKPYIEQTMKGQQNVLWPTPIHWFSKSSGTTSSRSKFIPVSPESLEDCHFKGGKDMLSLYINNYPETKLFTGKSLTIGGSLQTNNLDFNENSFSGDISAVITRNLPVWAQMARTPSLEVALMSEWEAKIEKMIEETLKENVTSLTGVPTWTLVLLKKVLEKTNSKNILEVWPNLEVFFHGAVAFGPYKNIFESLIPSPNMHYMETYNASEGFFGIKDQKDSDELLLMLDYGIFYEFIPMEDIENEHPEIIPLDQVKKDKNYALLISTNAGLWRYKIGDTVKFTSINPYRIKISGRTKHFINAFGEELIVENAEKAMEITCNATGATISNFTAAPVYFDSNHEQGTHEWIIEFVKLPNNKDEFLQRLDQELRNANSDYDAKRYKDMVLKLPIIHFASEGLFTRWLKSKGRLGGQNKVPRLSNNREYIEEILKFV comes from the coding sequence ATGGAATTGATCAATACTTTTATGACCTGGATCCTAAAGAACCGTATAGGCCAGATCGAAAAATTTAAAAACAACCCACTTGAAACGCAAAGAGAGATCTTATTCAAGTTAATTCATACGGCAAAACATACTGAGTTTGGAAAGAAATATAATTTTGGGAAAATTTCTGCTTATGAAGATTATAATGCATGGGTGCCTGTTCATGATTACGAGGCCATAAAACCCTATATCGAGCAAACCATGAAAGGCCAACAAAATGTATTGTGGCCTACACCTATCCATTGGTTTTCAAAATCATCCGGCACCACATCTTCTCGAAGCAAATTTATCCCGGTCTCCCCGGAAAGTCTGGAAGATTGCCATTTTAAAGGTGGGAAAGATATGCTTTCCCTCTATATCAACAATTACCCTGAAACCAAATTATTTACCGGGAAAAGCCTTACCATTGGGGGAAGTTTGCAAACAAACAACCTTGACTTCAATGAAAATAGCTTTTCGGGAGACATTTCAGCCGTAATCACAAGAAACCTACCGGTTTGGGCTCAAATGGCCAGAACACCTAGTTTAGAGGTGGCCTTGATGAGTGAGTGGGAAGCGAAAATTGAAAAAATGATTGAAGAGACCCTGAAGGAAAATGTCACCAGCCTTACAGGAGTCCCCACCTGGACCTTAGTCCTACTTAAAAAAGTACTTGAAAAAACCAATAGTAAAAACATCTTGGAGGTATGGCCAAACCTGGAAGTATTCTTTCATGGAGCCGTGGCCTTTGGCCCCTATAAAAACATTTTTGAAAGCCTCATCCCCAGCCCTAACATGCATTATATGGAAACCTATAATGCCTCTGAAGGTTTTTTCGGCATCAAAGACCAAAAAGATTCTGATGAATTACTACTTATGCTTGATTATGGGATTTTTTATGAATTTATCCCCATGGAAGACATAGAAAACGAGCACCCGGAAATTATCCCTTTAGATCAAGTGAAAAAGGATAAAAACTATGCATTGCTAATCTCAACCAATGCGGGATTGTGGAGATACAAAATTGGAGATACGGTAAAATTCACCTCAATTAATCCTTATAGAATAAAGATTTCCGGTAGAACCAAACATTTCATCAATGCCTTTGGGGAAGAGCTAATTGTGGAGAATGCCGAAAAAGCCATGGAAATCACCTGCAATGCCACCGGAGCGACCATCAGTAATTTCACAGCTGCCCCGGTATATTTTGACAGCAATCACGAACAAGGCACCCACGAATGGATTATTGAATTTGTCAAGTTACCCAATAACAAGGATGAGTTTCTTCAAAGGCTAGATCAGGAATTACGTAATGCCAACTCGGACTATGACGCTAAAAGGTATAAGGATATGGTATTAAAACTACCTATTATCCATTTTGCATCTGAAGGTTTGTTTACAAGATGGCTCAAATCCAAAGGGCGCCTGGGTGGTCAAAACAAAGTCCCTAGACTTTCTAACAATAGGGAATATATTGAGGAGATATTAAAATTTGTTTGA
- the mazG gene encoding nucleoside triphosphate pyrophosphohydrolase — MNNPEKRKEQLAAFDKLLTIMDELREKCPWDRKQTIESLRHLTIEETFELSDAILNNDLEEISKELGDILLHIVFYARLGDEKKAFDIGKVIGQLNEKLIRRHPHIYGDISADDEEAVKQNWEKIKLKEKGNTSVLGGVPRSLPALIKAMRIQEKARGVGFDWEEKQQVWAKVEEEMGEFRENFDATDEVPVNKEEATKEFGDLLFSLINYSRFIGVNPEEALEKTNRKFIYRFQYLENAAKASGKTLGDMSLEEMDTYWEAAKNEEKNK; from the coding sequence ATGAATAATCCGGAAAAAAGGAAAGAGCAGTTAGCTGCTTTTGACAAGCTATTGACCATCATGGACGAACTTCGTGAAAAATGTCCTTGGGATAGAAAACAAACCATTGAGAGTTTAAGGCATTTAACCATTGAAGAGACATTTGAGCTTTCAGATGCCATCTTGAACAATGATTTGGAAGAAATTAGCAAAGAACTAGGTGATATATTGTTGCACATCGTCTTTTATGCGCGACTAGGTGACGAGAAAAAAGCCTTTGATATTGGGAAAGTGATTGGTCAGTTAAATGAAAAATTGATCCGAAGACATCCTCATATTTACGGAGATATTTCAGCCGATGACGAAGAGGCTGTAAAACAAAATTGGGAAAAAATAAAACTGAAGGAAAAAGGAAATACCAGCGTATTAGGGGGAGTTCCTCGGTCTTTACCGGCCTTGATCAAAGCCATGCGTATCCAAGAAAAAGCCCGGGGGGTTGGTTTTGATTGGGAAGAAAAACAGCAGGTGTGGGCTAAGGTTGAAGAAGAGATGGGGGAGTTTAGAGAGAACTTTGATGCCACAGATGAAGTCCCTGTCAATAAAGAAGAGGCCACCAAAGAATTTGGGGATCTCTTATTTTCTTTAATTAACTATTCTCGGTTTATAGGTGTAAATCCTGAGGAAGCTTTAGAGAAGACCAACAGAAAGTTTATCTATAGATTTCAATACTTAGAAAATGCCGCTAAGGCTTCAGGAAAAACCTTGGGCGACATGAGCCTGGAGGAAATGGATACCTATTGGGAAGCAGCCAAAAATGAGGAGAAAAATAAGTGA
- the glmM gene encoding phosphoglucosamine mutase, whose amino-acid sequence MALIKSISGIRGTIGGKPGDGLSPIDIVKFSAAYGAWVLENSSNKKIVVGRDARISGKMVSQLVASTLQGLGIDVIDLGLSTTPTVELAVPRENAGGGIIITASHNPIQWNALKLLNSQGEFISDSEGKEVLEKAENADFTFAEVRKLGNYSQREDYLDIHIQHVLDLKLVDPAAIAARKFKIVIDCVNSSGGLVIPKLLTALGVEVIEKMYCEPNGDFPHNPEPLPEHLRDISLKLENGNFDLGIVVDPDVDRLAFLNEDGSFFGEEYTLVAVADYVLSQQKGNTVSNLSSTRALRDVTELRGGEYNAAAVGEVNVVNQMKATNAIIGGEGNGGVIYPESHYGRDALVGIGLFLTHLAKFGKSASRLRASYPGYFISKNKIELTPSINVDSILEKIQRKYQKYPINTIDGVKIEFDKEWVHLRKSNTEPIIRIYSESGTSATAEHLANKIILDIKEIISEK is encoded by the coding sequence ATGGCATTAATTAAATCGATTTCCGGTATTAGAGGAACTATAGGCGGAAAACCCGGAGATGGACTATCCCCTATAGACATTGTGAAATTCTCAGCTGCCTATGGTGCCTGGGTTTTAGAAAATTCATCAAACAAAAAAATTGTAGTGGGTAGAGATGCCAGAATCTCCGGAAAGATGGTCTCTCAATTAGTGGCAAGCACCCTACAAGGATTAGGGATTGATGTCATTGACTTGGGCTTGAGTACGACTCCAACTGTGGAGCTTGCTGTACCTAGAGAAAACGCTGGAGGTGGAATAATCATTACTGCTAGCCACAATCCCATTCAATGGAATGCACTAAAACTTCTCAATTCGCAAGGTGAATTTATTTCAGATAGTGAAGGCAAAGAAGTATTAGAAAAGGCTGAAAATGCAGACTTCACTTTTGCAGAGGTAAGAAAATTAGGTAATTATTCTCAGAGAGAAGATTACTTGGACATCCATATCCAACATGTATTGGACTTAAAACTCGTTGACCCTGCTGCCATCGCTGCGAGAAAATTTAAGATAGTCATTGATTGTGTCAATTCTTCTGGGGGGCTGGTCATACCTAAGTTATTAACAGCCTTAGGAGTAGAGGTCATAGAAAAAATGTACTGTGAACCAAATGGTGACTTCCCTCATAACCCTGAACCATTACCAGAACACCTTAGAGATATTTCCTTAAAATTGGAGAATGGAAATTTTGATCTTGGAATTGTAGTAGATCCGGACGTAGATAGGCTGGCCTTTTTAAATGAGGATGGTAGCTTTTTCGGAGAAGAATACACACTAGTTGCAGTGGCAGATTATGTTCTGTCGCAACAAAAAGGAAATACTGTCTCAAACCTTAGTTCCACAAGAGCTTTAAGAGATGTAACTGAACTTAGGGGAGGAGAATACAATGCAGCAGCAGTTGGAGAAGTAAATGTGGTCAACCAAATGAAAGCCACCAATGCAATCATTGGAGGTGAAGGTAATGGTGGAGTAATCTATCCTGAATCTCACTATGGAAGAGACGCCTTGGTGGGTATAGGTTTATTCCTAACTCATTTGGCAAAATTTGGTAAATCTGCAAGCAGATTAAGAGCAAGTTATCCGGGATATTTTATTTCAAAAAATAAAATTGAACTTACTCCATCAATCAATGTAGACAGCATTTTGGAGAAAATTCAGCGTAAATACCAAAAATATCCAATCAATACCATTGATGGGGTGAAAATAGAATTTGATAAAGAATGGGTGCACTTAAGAAAATCTAATACAGAACCTATAATACGAATCTATTCTGAGTCCGGCACCTCAGCAACCGCTGAGCACTTGGCAAATAAAATTATCCTAGATATTAAAGAGATAATTTCAGAAAAATAA